In Mytilus edulis chromosome 7, xbMytEdul2.2, whole genome shotgun sequence, a single genomic region encodes these proteins:
- the LOC139482367 gene encoding uncharacterized protein has translation MYSTVVIFVSLSSCLLAEDIPFCEDGFYYNRGEVECVQCSECEGANLIIRAPCGGDQNTICGPFVEFDKFHQSPIDNVKPNQTYEWFDKTIEDNQHTNFPTTVDQDKKWYTLAMALLGVLSFISLAVGIYIIAVCFVCKRRRREKEIICDPELCTTAGANQRSRLVQSSTVPSRDRLKTHRNTYTLDEDYDADNSNQTVSSTSSHYVYFKTAEPPNV, from the exons ATGTATTCGACAGTAGTTATATTTGTTAGTTTAAGCAGTTGTTTACTGGCAGAAGATATCCCTTTTTGTGAGGATGGATTTTATTACAACCGAGGCGAAGTCGAGTGTGTTCAATGTTCTGAATGTGAAGGAGCAAATCTTATTATCAGAGCCCCTTGTGGTGGTGATCAGAACACTATCTGTGGACCGTTTGTCGAGTTTGACAAATTCCATCAAAGTCCCATTGATAACGTAAAGCCAAATCAGACATATGAATGGTTTGACAAGACAATTGAGGATAATCAGCATACGAACTTTCCAACAACAGTGGATCAGGATAAGAAATGGTATACTCTAGCTATGGCGCTCCTGGGAGTATTGTCTTTCATTTCACTTGCTGTTGGGATATACATTATAGCTGTGTGTTTTGTTTGCAAGAGGCGAAGACGAGAAAAGGAAATCATCTGTGACCCAG AATTGTGCACGACAGCGGGAGCCAACCAAAGATCCAGACTGGTGCAGTCCTCGACAGTTCCTTCCAGGGACCGTCTCAAGACGCATAGGAACACTTACACGCTGGACGAGGACTACGATGCTGATAACAGTAATCAGACAGTTTCATCGACGTCATCACATTATGTGTACTTCAAAACGGCTGAACCACCGAATGTGTGA